A genomic window from Triticum urartu cultivar G1812 chromosome 7, Tu2.1, whole genome shotgun sequence includes:
- the LOC125520567 gene encoding protein RETICULATA-RELATED 1, chloroplastic-like yields the protein MASAASLAVSHHLLPAAPARSQPRPPARLVRLPRTRLRVAAISSSSSPPSRRDRAAAGLERCLAATPAPAFAPPEMKGGRQRGSFGAATLQKAKLDLSQKRLKGVQPELATGGGGGDNGKRIGYGGGNSGDDDGDDDDYFEDSDDGDEESGFFRRRIIIQELFKREFVDAVLQEWYKTMSNLPAGLRQAHEMGLVSSAQMVKYLSMFGRPTKARYFSRAFPDFFSRDLVGRMLADPSFLHKMTFELLATVSTSVCWEMKNRKERFQEEWDLVFLNVVTATVCNLAVFSSLAPCRSYMIQKLPNNIFEKSYPFMRQFGLLRRTQSLFSKAAELCLGGLIVGSIQGGLSNILSAGRERRLSMTVPSISNNALSYGAYYGLYANLRYQILCGLDRSMANHFDVLGVTIFFGTAMRLLNIQIGELSRRAWLGEGADLLNSDNLLRTYNGPAAELGINQQAEWFMSKNAIVSGLELLGIKYGAPKDASPKLRRKRIVRKK from the exons ATGgcctccgccgcctccctcgccgtcTCCCACCACCTCCTCCCCGCCGCGCCCGCCCGCTCGCAGccccgcccgcccgcccgcctcGTCCGCCTCCCCCGCACCCGCCTCCGGGTCGccgccatctcctcgtcctcctcgccCCCCTCGCGGCGCGACCGCGCCGCGGCCGGCCTCGAGCGGTGCCTGGCCGCGACTCCGGCGCCGGCCTTCGCCCCGCCGGAGATGAAGGGCGGGAGGCAGCGCGGGTCGTTCGGGGCCGCCACGCTCCAGAAGGCCAAGCTCGACCTCTCCCAAAAGAGGCTCAAAGGCGTCCAGCCCGAG CTggcaactggtggtggtggtggagacAATGGGAAACGAATTGGCTATGGTGGTGGTAATAgtggagatgatgatggtgatgatgatgattactTTGAAGACTCTGACGATGGAGATGAAGAAAGTGGATTTTTCAGAAGGCGTATAATTATACAAGAG CTTTTTAAGAGGGAGTTTGTTGATGCCGTTCTTCAAGAGTGGTACAAAACAATGAGTAATTTGCCAGCTGGTTTGCGTCAAGCTCATGAGATG GGTTTGGTCAGCTCTGCTCAGATGGTCAAATATTTGTCAATGTTTGGAAGGCCCACAAAGGCTAGATATTTCTCTCGAGCCTTTCCAGACTTCTTCTCAAGAGACCTTGTTGGAAG AATGCTTGCAGATCCATCTTTCCTGCATAAGATGACCTTTGAGTTGCTAGCTACCGTTAGTACATCTGTTTGTTGGGAGATGAAAAATCGCAAGGAGAG GTTCCAAGAAGAATGGGATTTGGTGTTTCTCAATGTAGTTACTGCCACAGTTTGCAATTTAGCTGTTTTCAGTTCACTTGCGCCATGCCGCTCATATATGATCCAGAAACTTCCCAATAACATATTTGAGAAGAGCTATCCTTTCATGAGACAGTTTGGTCTTCTAAGAAGAACCCAGTCCCTCTTCAGCAAGGCTGCTGAGCTTTGCCTAGGTGGGCTAATTGTTGGCTCCATTCAAGGTGGTCTATCGAATATCCTTTCTGCTGGAAGAGAAAGACG GTTGTCGATGACTGTTCCTTCTATCAGCAACAATGCTCTTAGTTATGGAGCTTATTATGGGCTTTATGCAAATCTGCGGTATCAAATTTTATGTGgtcttgatagatcaatggcaaACCATTTTGATGTCCTTGGTGTTACAATCTTTTTCGGCACAGCGATGAG GTTGCTGAATATTCAAATTGGGGAGCTATCGAGACGTGCCTGGCTTGGTGAGGGAGCAGATCTGCTTAACTCGGATAATTTGTTGAGAACATACAATGGCCCAGCAGCAGAGCTTGGCATCAATCAACAGGCAGAGTGGTTCATGTCCAAGAATGCAATTGTATCTGGCTTAGAACTTCTAGGCATCAAGTATGGTGCACCTAAAGATGCCTCTCCAAAGCTTCGGCGAAAAAGAATTGTCCGAAAGAAGTAG